The DNA sequence ccctgcaccccggcacccctgcaccccgccaccggcaccctgccaccggcaccggcagccctgcgccccggcacccctgcaccccgccaccggcaccccggcaccccggcaccccggcacccctgcacccctgcacccccgccaccggcacccctgcaccccgccaccggcacccctgcaccccgccaccggcacccccgccaccggcacccctGCACCTCTGCACCCCTGCgccccgccaccggcaccccgccaccggcaccccgcccaccccggcacccctgcacccctgcacccctgcacccccgccaccggcacccctgcaccccgccaccggcaccccgccaccggcacccctgcacctctgcacccctgcaccccgccaccggcacccTGCCACCGGCACCccgccaccggcaccggcagccctgcgccccggcacccctgcaccccgccaccggcaccccggcaccccggcaccggcacccctgACCCAACAGCACCCCGGCACCCATGCAccggcacccctgcaccccaccaccGGATCCCCCGACCCgccagcacccctgcaccccgccaCCAGCaccccggcaccggcacccccccaccccggcacccctgcaccccgccaccggcacccccaccaccagcaccccggcaccggcaccccgcaccccggcaccccggcaccggcacccctgcaccccaccaccagcacccccgcaccccggcaccccagcacccctgacccggccagcagcaccccggcaccccagcaccccacgaCCCACCAGCAGTGGCAGCACCCCGtgacctgccagcagcaccccaaCACCCCGCgacccaccagcacccccggcacccccctgacccagccagcagcaccccctGTACCCCCTGACctgccagtgccagcagcaccccagcaccccctgacccagccagcagcaccccctGTACCCCCtgacccagccagcagccccccagcaccccctgacccagccagcagcaccccctGTACCCCCCtgacctgccagcagccccccagcaccccctgaccagccagcagcaccccctGTACCCCCCtgacctgccagcagcccccccagcaccccctgacccagccagcagcaccccctGTACCCCCtgacccagccagcagcccccccagcacccccctgacccagccagcagcaccccctGTACCCCCCtgacctgccagcagccccccagcaccccctgacctgccagtgccagcagcaccccctGTACCCCCtgacctgccagcagcccccccagcacccccctgacccagccagcagcaccccctGTACCCCCtgacccagccagcagccccccagcaccccctgacccagccagcagcaccccctGTACCCCCtgacctgccagcagccccccagcaccccctgacccagccagcagcaccccctGTACCCCCtgacctgccagcagccccccagcacccccctgacccagccagcagcaccccccCTGTACCCCCtgacctgccagcagcaccccagcaccccctgacctgccagtgccagcagcaccccctGTACCCCtgacctgccagcagcccccccagcaccccctgacctgccagtgccagcagcaccccagcacccccagcaccctgcaacccaccagcaccagcagcacccccggcaccccccggcccaCCAGCGCTGGCAGCACCCACCCTGcaccctggccccagccccctgcacccccccagtGCAGCCCCTGCACCTTGCTCCCCCGCACCCCACCGCTCTCAGGACGGGGCCCCTGCACCCccgacccccagcccccctgcaccccgaccccccagcccggcccatTCCACCTACAGCCCCCAACACAGCCCCTGCCCCCACTGTgcccccccatagcccccagcacccccatggcccccagcacccccatggccccccctgcacccccccatacagccccctgcgcccccccatagcccccagcacccccatggcccccagcacccccccatagccccctgcaccccccatagccccctgcgcccccatggcccccctgcaccccccatagcccccagcaccccccatggcccccagcacccccatagccccctgcacccccatagcccccagcaccccccatagcccccaagcacccccccatagccccctgcacccccatagcccccagcaccccccatggcccccctgcacccccccatggccccctgcacccccatggcccccagcacccccatagcccccttgcaccccccatggccccctgcacccccatagcccccctgcacccccatggcccccccagcaccccccatagccccctgcaccccccatggccccctgcacccccatagccccctgcaccccccatggccccccagcaccccccatggccccctgcacccccatagccccctgcaccccccatagcccccagcacccccatggcccccagcacccccatagcccccagcacccccccatagccccccctgcaccccccatggcccccagtaccccccccatggccccctgcacccccatagcccccagcaccccccatagcccccagcaccccccatggcccccagcaccccccatagcccccctgcacccccatggcccccagcacccccatggcccccagcaccccccatagccccctgcgccccccatggcccccagcacccccatagcccccagcaccccccatagcccccagcaccccccatggcccccagcacccccatagcccccagcaccccccataCGCCCCCTGcgccccccatggcccccagcacccccatagcccccagcaccccccatagcccccagcacccccatggcccccagcacccccatagcccccagcaccccccatggccccccagcacccccatagcccccagcaccccccatagccccccagcaccccccatggccccccagcacccccatagccccctgcacccccatagccccctgcacccccatggccccccagcacccccccatagcccccagcaccccccatagccccctgccaccccccatggcccccagcaccccccatggccccctgcaccccccatagccccccagcacccccatggccccctgcacccccatggccccctgcccccccccatggcccccagcacccccatggcccccctgcacccccatggccccctgcacccccatggcccccagcaccccccatggccccctgcctcccccatgGCCCCCTGCACCTCCatagcccccagcaccccccatggccccctgcacccccatagcccccagcaccccccatagccccctgcacccccatagcccccagcaccccccatggcccccagcacccccatagcccccagcaccccccatagccccctgcacccccatagcccccagcaccccccatggccccctgcccccccggggaccctcgCCCGGCTCAGCGACTGCAGCTGGGGCCGCCGCCACCGGCACCCCGGGGCCCGGACCGGCACCGCGCCagcccccgcggggggggggcaccggggggcacGGTGGGCTCAGCaccccccgcggggggggggcacgggggggcacaggggcacGGTGGGCTCAGcacccccgcgggggggggcacgggggggcacggTGGGCTCAGCACCCCGCGGGCGGGGCACGGTGGGCTCAGCAccccgcgggggggggcacgggggggcacaAGGGGCACGGTGGGCTCAGCACCCcgcggggggggcacggggggggcacggagggCTCAGCACCCCGCGGGGGGGGCACGGTGGGCTCAGCAccccgcgggggggggcacgggggggcacggAGGGCTCAGcaccccgcggggggggggggcacggtgGGCTCAGCAccccgcgggggggggcacgggggggcacggAGGGCTCAGCAccccgcgggggggggcacggTGGGCTCAGCAccccgcgggggggggcacgggggggcacggTGGGCTCAGCACCCCcgcggggggggcacggggggggcacaggggcacGGTGGGCTCAGCAccccgcgggggggggcacggggggggcacGGTGGGCTCAGCACCCCGCGGGCGGGGCACGGTGGGCTCAGCAccccgcgggggggggcacgggggggctcagcaccccgcgggggggcacgggggggggggcacggccccACGCTGCCCACGGCCCGCCTGAGCACGGCGCCCGGCCGgcggggacccccaaacccatCCCCGCGGGTCACGGCCCCCGCCCGGACCGGGCAGGGGCGgagcgggacccccgggacagcggagccgcccccgccccccccccccgccccggccccgccgccgccccccgcggtGCTCTGCTGCCCCCTGGCGGCGGCCCGCGGCACCAGGCGCAGGCGGCGGCCTCCCTGATTGGCGGAGCGGCCGTCTGTCAAGGCAGCGCCCCGCCGCCATTGGCCaccggcgggcgggggggaggagCACCCTCCGCAGAGCGGGTGCCGCGGGGCAGGAccggggccgggcggtgccGGCCTGCGCGGCCCTCGCTCCCCGGAGGCCCGGCTgagcccggcgctgcccccgccccgctctcccGGCCCCTGCGGCGGGTGCTGCTGTCAGGCCGGGGCGCGGCCAGGGCCGGGGGCGCCGCTGGTCTCCCCCGCCGGCCGGGGTCAGGGGTCAGCACCGGGGTCAAGGTCAGCACCGGGGCCAGCGCGGCCGGgaggccgcgctccccgccgcgcccaGCAGGGGGCGCCGCGCtccgcgccgggcccggccgtTCCGGCATGCCCGGCGGcgcgcgcggcgcggcgggagccgTAGTCaacggcgcgggggggggcggcggcggcggcggccccgccccgaACCCGGAAGTGAGCGGGGAGGCGGAGGAGGTTCTAAGATGGCGTCGCCTCCTCAGGGGGGCCCGATGGCGATCGCCATGCGGCTGCGGAACCAGCTCCAGGCCGTCTACAAGATGGACCCGCTCCGGAACGaggcgagcggcggcgggggggcggcggggggtggggggtggggaaggggggggggcggcggcggcggcggcgggcgggcgcgcgcATGCGTGGGCGGAAGAGGGCGCCGCGCGCCGCtcggggggcgccggggccgcgcaGGCGCCGTGAGGCCGCTCCGCGCATGCGCCGGGCCGCCCacgcggcggggggcggggccgggggcggggggggcgcaggtgaggggcggggccagggggcggggccaggcccggggggcggggccatTTAAGCCCTGGCCTGGCCGGGCTGGGGCCCGTCCTAACttggctctgtggggctgggcccagctctggggctctgtggggctgggctcggctcggctctgtggggctgtgtAGGGGAGGGCatagctgtggggctgggctgtgtggggctgggctcagctgtggggcagggtacAGCTCTGGGGCtcggctctgtggggctgggctcggcttggctctgtggggctgtgtAGGGCAGGGCTCAGCTGTGGGGCGGGGTACGGCTCTGGGGCtcggctctgtggggctgggctcggctctgtggggctgggctgggttgTGCTTGGCTCGGTTCTGTGGGGCTGTGTAGGGCTAGgcacagctgtggggctgggctgtgtgGGCTgggcccagctctggggctctgtggggctgggctcggctcagctctgtggggctgggcccagctctggggctctgtggggctgggctcggctcagctctgtggggctgtgtagggcagggcacagctgtggggctgggctgtgtggggctgggcacagctctggggctctgtggggctgggctgggctgggctcggctctgtggggctgtgtagggcaggggcacagctgtggggctgggctgtgtggggctgggcacagctctggggctctgtggggctgggctcaGCTTGGCTtggctctgtggggctgtgtagggcagggcacagctgtggggctgggctcagctgtggggcagggtacAGCTctggggctctgtggggctgggctcagctgtggggcagggtacAGCTCTGGGGCtcggctctgtggggctgggctcggctcaGCTTGGCTtggctctgtggggctgtgtagggcagggcacagctgtggggctgggcacagctgtggggctgggctgggctcagcTAGCTCTGTGGGGCTGTATAGGGCAGGGCTGCATAGGGCAGGGCTCAGCTctggggctctgtggggctgggctctgTGGGGCTCAGCACAGCTCTGGGGCTCTGTAGGGCTGGGCTGGGTTGTGCTTGGCTtggctctgtggggctgtgtagggcaggacacagctgtggggcagggcatagctgtggggctgggctgtgtggggcagggcccagctctgtggggctgggctgggctcagcttggctctgtggggctgtgtAGGACGGGGCTGTGTAGGGCAGGGCTGCATAGGGCAGGGCTCAGCTCTggggggctctgtggggctggggctctaTGGGGCTCAGCACAGCTCTGGGGCTCTGTAGGGCTGGGCTGGGTTGTGCTTGGCtcggctctgtggggctgggcacagctgtggggctgggctgtgtgTGGCAgggcccagctctggggctctgtggggctgggctcagcttggctctgtggggctgtgtagggcagggctcagctctggggctctgtggggctgggctgggttgGGTTGTGCTTGGCTGGGCTCAGCTCGGCTCTGTGGGGCTGCATAGGGCAGGGctcagctgtggggctgggctgggctctgtggggctgcatagggcagggctcagctgtggggctgggctgggctctgtggggctgcatagggcagggctcagctgtggggctgggctgggctctgtggggctgcgtagggcagggcacagctgtggggctctgtggggctgcgctctgtggggctgtgtagggcagggcacagctgtggggctgggctctgtggggctgtgtagggcagggcacagctgtggggctctgtggggctgcgCTCTGTGGGGCTGTGTAGGGCAGGGCACAGCTGTGGGGCTGCGCTCTGTGGGGCTGTGTAGGGCAGGGCACAGCTGTGGGGCTGCGCTCTGTGGGGCTGCATAGGGCAGGGCACAGCTgtggggctctgtggggctgcgCTCTGTGGGGCTGCGTAGGGCAGGGCACAGCTGTGGGGCTGCGCTCTGTGGGGCTGCGTAGGGCAGGACACGGCTCCGGGgcggtgtggggctgggctctgTGGGGCCGTCGGTGCCaggcagccccatccctgcaggcgCTGGGCCCCGCAGCAGGAGaggggccagccccagccccgtcccccccaccccgtcaCGGTGGCAGCTCCGTTCCAGGCCCCGCGGCcgggccatggggcagggcccTGGGTGAGCCGGGGCCCGGGGTGGCTCTCGGGGCTGCGGCCCCAGGAGCCAGGTCCCCTCGCGTCGCCCCGGGGGTCCCTCCACCCGTGCAGGGGTGGGAGCTGCCCGCGGCCTCGTGTTCCCCACACCGTGCCCCACATCAGTATCCCTGGGGGGGTTTCCCACTGAccgtggggcagaggggggctCTGTGGGGCAGGTAGAGGCTccgtggggcaggcgggggccgCTACGGAGGGCGAGAGcctggggccgtggggccgggcGGCGTGGGGTGCCCCATGGGGCtccgggcgggcaggggccaGGTGACGGTGGCGTGTCTCCGCAGgaggaggtgaaggtgaagatGAAGGAGCTGAACGAGCACATCGTGTGCTGCCTGTGTGCCGGCTACTTCATCGACGCCACCACCATCACCGAGTGCCTGCACACGTGTGAGTCCCCGCGCGGTGGCGGCAGCCGCCCGTGCAGCGCCGGCGGcgcggggtcccgggggtcgCGGAACCGTCGAATcgctgaggttggaaaagacctttaaggtcatgCAGCCTGACCATTAACCTGACCCTACcgagcccaccactaaaccagttaaggggagaggaagaatttcacgtgtcctggcttggtggctggattattttttaatgaaagtaaaactagaatagaatcgttaaggttggaaaggatctctaagatcgtCAGTGCAGCCGTCACCCCAATACCACTGTgcctgctaaaccatgtcccaaagtgccatggCTACATGTTACAGAACCAtggaatcgtttgggttggaaaagcccttgaagatcacccagtccaaccattgacctgacactgccaagcccaccgTCAAACCAGTGAAGGGCAGTCATAATtccatgtgtcctggcttgggggctggattatttttaatgaaagtaaaaccaggaatcgctaaggttgggaaggatctctaagatcatcagcccaacatcaacccaacacccccatgcccactaaaccatgtcccccagtgccacctctgcccgtttgttgaacgctgccccggccccgtgGCTCCTGCCGGGGGGGCCGAGGGGGGCCGTGTCCCGCTGGGtctgggggtgcggggccgtgccccagcccccccgaCGCCCCCTCCCGCTGGCCGCAGTCTGCAAGAGCTGCATCGTCAAGTACCTGCAGACCAGCAAGTACTGCCCCATGTGCAACACCAAGATCCACGAGACGCAGCCGCTGCTCAACCTCAAGCTGGACCGCGTCATGCAGGACATCGTCTACAAGCTGGTGCCCGGCCTGCAGGAGAGTGAGTGTCCCCGGCGCGGGGGACGGGGTCCGGCGTCCCGGTCCCTTGCGGAGCGGCATGGGGGGGAGCGCTGAGGGGAAGGGCCCGCGGCACGGCGAAGAAACGCTTCGGGAGGGCGGGTGGGTGCGGGAGGCTCTGTCCGTGGGTCAGGGTCTTCAAAATGCTGCTGCCCGCCTCCGTGGCGGCGGCTCGAGCCCGGCTGGGAGGCGAGGGCAGGGCGGGCATCTTGCCGCGTAAAACCAGCTGCGGagcggggcagcgggcaggacGGGCAGCCCCCGCTGTCGGGGGCCGCGGGGGACCGTGCCCGGGGAGCGCGGCAAGGCGGGGGCTCGGCGCCGGCACCGTGCGGTTCGGGAGGTTCAGGTGCGGGGACCCGGAGGAGGCTCCGGCTGCGCCGGGGCTCCGCGCCTTCCCCTTGGCCACGGCTGCGGCTGGGCCGCCGCGCTCGCGGAGCAGGGCGGTGGGCGCATCCTCGGGGCGCGTTTCACCGGCTCAGCCCCCCGCTCTCGGCTCCGGCAGCCGGCCGTGCTCGGCGCGGCGAGGCCGGGAGCTGCGCGAGCCAGGGCCGGCTCCGCGAGCGGCGTCCCTGGGGCCGGGCGCTGAGTGACGGCGCGGTGAACCGGCGGTCGGTGGCGGTGAATGCAAAGCAGCGTGCGGGGAGGGCGGCTTGAGATGAGCCGCTGTCGCTcaggacggggatggggacggcgCCGGGGACGTCTCTGTGGAAATgtcggccggcggcggggcggcgggcgccgccgcgGAGGTCCGGGCTGCGTGGGGAGGGCGCAGCAAATGTGCGGCGAGCGCCCTGGTCCCCTGCGCTGCAGCCGGGACGGGGAAAGGTGCGAGGGACGACGAGCGCGGGGACGCGTCCGCAGGGATGGGGTCCCCCGGCCCGCAGCGGGGGCTCGGTGGAGACCCCCGGGGGCGCGGAGGAGGCGGGCGGGGACGGAGGGTCCGGGGTTTTGGTGGCGCGGAGCAGCGGGACGGGGCCGAGGGCAGCCTGGGGACCCCCGCCTCTGGGCGCCGCAGGGTGGGAAGCCGTGATGGGTTGGGGGGGACGCGGGGCAAAGGGGTGCCCCGAGCAGCGCCGGCCTCTCGCCCGCAGGTGAAGAGAAGAGGATCCGAGAGTTCTACCAGTCCCGCGGCCTCGACCGGGTGACGCAGCCCAGCAGCGAGGGTGGGCACgctcggggggccggggcgggggagcagGGTCAGCGCTGGGGGGGCTCGCGCTGCGGCATCGCCGGGAGCCGGCCGGGGCGGTgccgcggggcggaggggggctgactcctgccccctccccgcgtcTCCCCAGACACGGTCGGGGGCGACCCCATGGGGCTCCCCTACAGCACCTTCGATCACTCCCGCGCCCACTACTTCCGCTACGACGAGCACGTCTCGCTCTGCCTGGAGAAGCAGAGGTGAGCGCCGGCGGCGCGGGCACGGCCGCCAGACGCCGGCGGAGCCGCTGCCCCTTGGCGcggtggggagcggggccggggcggcggcgggcgtAGCAGCGTCCCGCGGCCCCGGTGGAAAGGGGACCTGGCCGAGTTGgggggctcccgccgcccctccgcagctgccccagctccgtcccccgccgccgcggcccgcaGCCTTgcccggcggctgccggcgTTAAtggccgccggggccggcgctgcgCAGCTGCCTGCCGGCTCCGACGGCGACGTCGAACgagcggcagcgccggggccgccgtGGGATCGATGGCCGCAGCTCAGCCGccagcgccggccccgcgcccgcgtGACGGgtggatggggtggggggagcgctggggcgggcggggggcacccaggctgCACccagggaaggggcggggggtACGGCCCGCGGCCCCCCGCGCTGGAgccggccccggctgccccttcccttccctccgcAGCTCCAGCAAGGACAAGAGCAAGGCCGTGCTGCAGGTGAGCGGGGGTCCCTGCGGCCGCCCTGACGGCTCACCgggccccgagccccccggctctgcccagACCTGGCCCCACAGCCCTCGCTCCGGGCTCGGCTTGGTGCGTGGGGTCCCAggcggggtgggcaggggggagccggggcctCGCCGCGCGTCGGCGCTGgtcccgggggggccgggggctccggcGCGCCCCCCCTGACCCGCTCTGCCCCTCGCAGCAAAAGTACGTGAGGTGCTCCGTGCGGGCGCAGATCCGGCACCTGCGGAGGGTCCTGTGCCACCGCCtggggctgccgctgcagcaCGTGAGtgcggggggcggctgggggtcctggggggtggGGCGGAGGGGGTCCCGGGTCccgggtgctgggggtgggggtcccaggcgcggggagggggggggggggtctcggACGCTGGGGTGGGGGTTTGGGCCCTaggtgggggtcccgggtgctggggggggcgtCCCAgatgctggggtgggggtttgGGCCCtaggggggggtcctgggtgctgggtggggggtcccagatgctggggtgggggtttgGGCTctgggtgggggtcctgggtgctgggggaggggggtcccgggtgcTGGGGGCGGGGTTTGGGCCCTaggtgggggtcccgggtgcTTGGtgtggggggtcctgggtgctggggtgggggtttgGGCCCTaggtgggggtcccgggtgctggggggggcgtCCCAgatgctggggtgggggtttgGGCCCTaggtgggggtcccgggtgctgggggtgggggtcccaggcgcagggagggggggggggtctcgGACGCTGGGGTGGGGGTTTGGGCCCTaggtgggggtcccgggtgctggggggggcgtCCCAgatgctggggtgggggtttgGGCCCTaggtgggggtcctgggtgctgggtggggggtcccagaTGCTGTGGTGGGGGTTTGCGCCctgggtgggggtcctgggtgctgggggagggggtCCCGGGTGCTGGGGGCGGGGTTTGGGCCCTaggtgggggtcccgggtgcttggtgggggggggtcctgggtgctggggtgggggtttgGGCCCTaggtgggggtcccgggtgcTTGGtgtggggggtcctgggtgctggggtgggggtttgGGCCCTaggtgggggtcctgggtgctgggtgggggtcccagacgctggggtgggggtttgggtcctgggtgggggtcctgggtgctgggggaggggggtcccgggtgcTGGGGGCGGGGTTTGGGCCCTaggtgggggtcccgggtgcttggtggggggggtcctgggtgctggggtcggGGTTTGGGCCCTaggtgggggtcctgggtgctgggtggggggtcccagaCGCTGGGGTGGGGGTTTGGGCCCTaggtgggggtgctgggggtgggggtcccgggtgctgggggggggcgtcccagatgctggggtgggggtttgGGCCCtaggggggggtcccaggcgctggggggggggtgtcttgGATGCTGGGGTGGGGATTTGGGCCCTAGGTGggggccctgggtgctggggtttgggccctggggggggggtccttggtgctgggtgggggggtcccagacgctggggtgggggtttgggtcctgggtgggggtcctgggtgctgggggaggggggtcccgggtgcTGGGGGCGGGGTTTGGGCCCTaggtgggggtcccgggtgcttggtggggggggtcctgggtgctggggtcggGGTTTGGGCCCTaggtgggggtcctgggtgctgggtggggggtcccagaCGCTGGGGTGGGGGTTTGGGCCCTaggtgggggtgctgggggtgggggtcccgggtgctggggggggcgtCCCAGACACTGGGGTGGGGGTTTGGGCCCTaggtgggggtcccaggtgctgggggtgggggtcccgaTGCTGGGGGTGGGGTTTGGGccctgggtgggggtcccagctgctgggggggggggggtcccagacaCTGGGGTGGGGGTTTGGGCCCtagggggggggtcccaggcgctgggggggggtcccggtccCCCTCCCGACGCAGCCTCCCCGTGCGTAGGTGCAGATCCTGTTCAACAACGAGGCCCTCCCCGACCACATGACGATGAAGCAGCTCTGGCTCTCGCGCTGGTTCGGCAAGGTGGGCATCGCCCGGCGGGACGGGCGCctgcggcccccgccgcgggggcttTGCCCCCAGGGGCCCCGTCCCAggccggggggctcggcggggggaCCCTCCTCGGGAGGCGGCTCGGGGCAGCGCCgtgccggggccgcggcggcggcagagCGGGGAATCGGTGAATCAAGGATGATTAATGTCGCTCGCTGCAGCGGCGACCCGGGGCGCCcgcggccgcgctgccgccggcccGCCCGCGCTTTCC is a window from the Pelecanus crispus isolate bPelCri1 unplaced genomic scaffold, bPelCri1.pri SCAFFOLD_298, whole genome shotgun sequence genome containing:
- the PCGF1 gene encoding polycomb group RING finger protein 1, whose amino-acid sequence is MASPPQGGPMAIAMRLRNQLQAVYKMDPLRNEEEVKVKMKELNEHIVCCLCAGYFIDATTITECLHTFCKSCIVKYLQTSKYCPMCNTKIHETQPLLNLKLDRVMQDIVYKLVPGLQESEEKRIREFYQSRGLDRVTQPSSEDTVGGDPMGLPYSTFDHSRAHYFRYDEHVSLCLEKQSSSKDKSKAVLQQKYVRCSVRAQIRHLRRVLCHRLGLPLQHVQILFNNEALPDHMTMKQLWLSRWFGKPAPLLLHYSIKDKRR